Proteins found in one Methanospirillum hungatei JF-1 genomic segment:
- a CDS encoding DUF5814 domain-containing protein: protein MIASRARLRYSRQIGKLIGFRLPEGAFHGATLEALLSVPYDSFDRSTREQIVAFIKSFLSCKCQENPFCGCPERKFVKEIIELRESGLDHIQISQYLRDEFGIEIYPADILSYLEESVHLLEAIQDIADQFHVPRMQELVELHIRAIEKGTPVISES, encoded by the coding sequence ATGATAGCATCCCGTGCACGACTTCGCTATAGCCGTCAGATCGGAAAATTAATTGGGTTTCGACTCCCAGAAGGAGCCTTTCATGGTGCAACTCTTGAGGCGCTTCTCTCCGTGCCATATGACTCATTTGATCGGTCAACACGAGAACAGATAGTGGCGTTTATCAAGAGTTTTCTCTCCTGCAAATGCCAGGAAAACCCGTTTTGTGGTTGTCCTGAACGAAAATTTGTCAAGGAAATAATTGAGCTTCGGGAATCAGGACTTGATCATATTCAGATCAGTCAGTACCTTCGAGATGAGTTTGGGATTGAGATCTATCCTGCCGATATCCTGAGTTACCTCGAGGAATCAGTGCATCTGCTGGAGGCAATTCAGGATATTGCAGATCAGTTTCATGTTCCCCGGATGCAGGAACTGGTTGAACTCCATATCAGAGCGATAGAAAAGGGAACTCCAGTCATATCAGAATCCTGA
- a CDS encoding MBL fold metallo-hydrolase produces the protein MKTKQAILQNERWQDVPGTAHARIFPCIRKPDVTSSNVYLLTIGDNIVFLDTGASQEVMDTACDALVTCSYDREKPLIIIFGHAHYDHIYEGLVDRRFEKFGKPVFVCHASGADIIRTGDQRYTQAYLVDLPIPPLQIELPLFHNKNQDLEISEILPGFQLIPNNIHISDEILLLSEELRFPDGQSLFFWAVPGHSYDSMAIRIGNLLHVGDIPFALNPGVAGILGWDTIEFSKTLQRMEWILENYEISVICPGHGNAFSVSEFRKILHNLKQSHETLPDVALFDKGRVNLSMRHAMDLMDEAYRLFPIVAGRIMLLRYHLEELEEFETAEDLERLIPVDDIEKTLDGFTTYYKDFQEKKLSELQVILKSLQTLQKIRSYLTGHTLEHLIDPSLVRRTTRLFSDLLSAMQGVIPTARLKKCDPVHVLNDLILKQNSCAFSDDDLLHSIDDVTSFRNILLSRLAEYQNCKEIRFSIKTPDTVQFIYADVDRLSDIYSALSDYYRLYGADSVNVEIFPKKDFVHIAITPVGVDWKPELPLSRALLRTVRYAGGKIVKLPKPGDEEIILQFPMEK, from the coding sequence GTGAAAACGAAACAGGCTATTCTGCAGAATGAACGATGGCAGGATGTTCCTGGTACGGCTCATGCCAGAATCTTTCCCTGTATTCGAAAACCTGACGTGACCAGCTCGAATGTGTATCTACTCACTATAGGGGATAATATTGTCTTTTTAGATACGGGTGCGTCGCAGGAAGTTATGGACACTGCATGTGATGCTCTAGTAACATGTTCATATGACAGAGAAAAACCACTCATCATCATTTTCGGGCATGCGCACTACGATCACATCTACGAGGGATTGGTAGACCGGCGATTTGAAAAATTTGGAAAGCCGGTATTTGTCTGTCATGCATCTGGTGCAGATATTATCAGAACAGGAGACCAGCGATATACCCAGGCCTATCTGGTGGATTTACCAATACCGCCCCTTCAGATAGAACTCCCGCTTTTCCATAATAAAAACCAGGATCTGGAAATTTCGGAAATTTTACCGGGATTTCAGCTTATTCCCAATAACATACACATTTCGGACGAAATCCTCCTGCTTTCTGAAGAGCTTCGCTTTCCTGACGGGCAATCACTGTTTTTCTGGGCAGTACCGGGGCATTCATATGACAGTATGGCCATCCGTATTGGAAATCTTTTGCATGTCGGGGATATCCCCTTTGCACTCAATCCCGGAGTTGCAGGGATTCTGGGGTGGGACACCATTGAATTTTCTAAAACGCTCCAAAGGATGGAATGGATACTTGAGAATTATGAAATTTCAGTGATCTGTCCGGGACATGGTAATGCATTCAGCGTGTCGGAGTTTCGAAAAATACTTCACAATCTTAAGCAATCTCATGAAACCTTACCAGATGTTGCCCTTTTTGACAAAGGGCGGGTAAATCTTTCCATGAGACATGCTATGGACCTTATGGATGAGGCATACCGACTCTTTCCTATTGTTGCCGGAAGAATCATGCTCCTTCGGTACCATCTTGAAGAACTTGAAGAATTTGAAACCGCAGAAGACCTGGAACGTCTCATACCTGTCGATGATATTGAAAAAACCCTTGATGGATTTACAACCTATTACAAAGATTTTCAAGAGAAAAAACTCTCCGAGCTACAGGTTATCCTGAAATCTTTGCAGACACTTCAAAAGATCAGGTCATATCTTACAGGACATACTCTTGAGCACCTCATCGATCCCTCCCTGGTTCGTCGGACTACCAGACTATTCTCAGATCTTTTATCTGCCATGCAGGGAGTGATTCCGACTGCGAGACTCAAAAAATGTGATCCGGTACACGTCCTGAATGATCTTATATTGAAACAGAACTCTTGTGCATTCAGTGATGATGACCTGTTGCATTCTATCGATGATGTCACCAGTTTTCGAAATATATTGCTGAGCAGACTTGCAGAGTACCAAAACTGCAAAGAGATCAGGTTCTCTATCAAAACTCCGGATACTGTTCAATTCATATATGCCGATGTCGACCGGTTATCAGATATCTATAGTGCATTGTCCGATTATTACCGATTGTATGGTGCAGATAGTGTCAATGTTGAGATTTTTCCAAAAAAAGATTTCGTTCATATCGCAATCACGCCAGTCGGTGTAGACTGGAAACCCGAGCTTCCTCTTTCACGGGCCCTTCTCCGAACCGTCAGGTATGCCGGGGGGAAAATTGTGAAATTACCAAAGCCTGGTGATGAAGAGATCATCCTGCAATTTCCGATGGAAAAATAA
- a CDS encoding ATP-binding protein — protein MSLPKLPIGIQAFSEMRTGGYAYVDKTKFISELVAKGKYYFLSRPRRFGKSLFIDTLDCAFSGRKELFSGLYLDSPDAGWDFETTYPVLRVDFAGGTLKEISDLITRLTTTLDEWEEYYEIDKSSGDPGVRLLSLIPKIAKKTGKQVVILIDEYDRPILDNIGDISLVKEMRDCLKNFYGAIKPLDIHLKFVLLTGVSKFAKTGIFSGLNNLNDITLDRPYSAICGYTQHDLETVFSEYLKKFDVDEIREWYDGYSWTGESVYNPFDILLLFSKGIIRPYWFETGTPSFLIALWKKHPRLPAEYEGLIAGDDLLGSFDPEYIRTETLLFQAGYLTIKSWTSDPIRGFRCVLGYPNTEVRSSLNYLFSEALIGRDSFGIRDQLYDALEQEDSDRLHSCFHSFFASIPHDWYRNNPIARYEGYYASVVYTYFASLGYEVIPEDTSNKGRVDLTVKTRSGIWIFEFKVIGIDKSGDESPLEQIRKRGYAEKYRSDSRPIYEVGIVFDPETRNIERWEM, from the coding sequence ATGTCTCTTCCAAAACTTCCAATCGGCATTCAGGCATTTTCAGAGATGAGAACCGGAGGATATGCATATGTCGATAAAACCAAGTTCATCTCCGAACTGGTCGCGAAAGGGAAATATTACTTTCTTTCACGTCCCCGAAGATTTGGAAAGAGTCTCTTCATTGACACCCTTGATTGTGCTTTTTCCGGACGGAAAGAACTCTTCTCCGGGTTATACCTCGATTCTCCAGATGCGGGTTGGGACTTTGAAACAACGTACCCGGTTCTTCGGGTTGATTTTGCAGGAGGGACACTCAAAGAGATCTCCGATCTCATTACCAGATTAACTACTACCCTTGATGAATGGGAGGAATATTATGAGATCGATAAAAGCAGCGGGGATCCCGGTGTCCGGCTCCTCTCACTCATTCCAAAAATTGCAAAAAAAACCGGGAAACAGGTAGTCATCCTCATCGATGAGTATGACAGACCGATTCTTGATAATATCGGGGATATCAGCCTCGTGAAGGAGATGCGGGATTGTCTGAAAAATTTCTATGGAGCAATAAAACCACTTGATATCCATCTTAAGTTTGTTCTTCTTACTGGTGTTTCGAAATTTGCTAAAACAGGAATATTCTCAGGATTGAATAATCTGAATGACATCACCCTTGATAGGCCATATTCAGCTATTTGCGGCTACACTCAGCATGATCTTGAAACAGTCTTTTCTGAATATCTCAAGAAATTTGATGTTGATGAGATTCGTGAATGGTATGATGGGTATTCATGGACCGGCGAATCTGTTTACAACCCGTTTGATATTCTTCTCCTCTTCTCAAAGGGGATAATTCGACCATACTGGTTTGAGACAGGCACCCCTTCATTTCTCATAGCCCTCTGGAAGAAACACCCCCGCCTTCCAGCAGAATACGAAGGCCTTATCGCCGGTGATGACCTCCTGGGATCCTTTGATCCTGAATACATCAGAACTGAAACACTCCTCTTTCAGGCAGGTTATCTAACAATAAAATCGTGGACCTCCGATCCAATCCGGGGATTTCGCTGTGTCCTTGGTTATCCAAACACCGAAGTCAGGTCATCACTGAACTATCTCTTTTCAGAGGCATTAATCGGACGTGATTCCTTCGGCATTCGTGACCAGTTGTATGATGCACTGGAACAAGAGGATAGTGATCGGTTACATTCTTGTTTTCATTCGTTCTTTGCATCCATTCCACATGACTGGTACAGAAACAACCCGATCGCCAGATATGAGGGGTATTATGCCAGTGTGGTATACACCTATTTTGCAAGTCTTGGATACGAAGTTATTCCGGAAGATACATCGAACAAAGGGCGGGTTGATCTCACCGTGAAGACGAGATCAGGAATCTGGATATTTGAGTTCAAAGTCATTGGGATCGATAAGAGTGGGGATGAAAGTCCACTTGAGCAGATCAGAAAGCGGGGATATGCAGAGAAGTATCGATCAGATTCAAGACCAATTTACGAGGTCGGAATTGTATTTGACCCGGAGACAAGAAATATAGAGCGATGGGAGATGTAA
- a CDS encoding methyltransferase, whose translation MTQSYVHGYSEREAERLFDQAETLTCLIHHDSIFPPGSRILEAGCGTGAQTCILAGKNPRCEFVSVDISHTSLAIAEKRVSAAGLSNVTLQHADILGDELPFGMFDHAVFCFVLEHIRKPEEAIRRVMKMVKPGGTVTAIEGDHGSVCFHPESEKALMAIRCQVLLQERAGGDACIGRKLYPLLVSSGLTDVMVSPRLVYADGGRPDLATGFTEKTFIAMIQGIRDPAIAAGLMSAKDFDEGISDLIRSAQKDGTFSYTFYKGRGINP comes from the coding sequence ATGACCCAATCCTATGTTCATGGATATTCTGAACGTGAAGCTGAACGACTGTTTGATCAGGCTGAAACGCTGACCTGCCTGATTCACCATGACTCAATTTTTCCTCCGGGCAGTAGGATACTTGAAGCCGGATGCGGGACCGGGGCACAGACCTGTATTCTTGCGGGTAAAAACCCCCGTTGTGAGTTCGTTTCTGTTGATATTTCTCACACATCACTTGCAATTGCAGAAAAGCGGGTGAGTGCTGCAGGTCTTTCGAACGTTACCCTGCAGCATGCAGATATTCTAGGAGATGAACTCCCATTTGGGATGTTTGACCACGCGGTTTTTTGCTTTGTTCTTGAACATATTCGAAAACCTGAAGAAGCAATCCGCCGTGTCATGAAGATGGTAAAACCAGGTGGCACGGTTACTGCTATTGAAGGGGATCATGGATCGGTTTGTTTTCATCCGGAGAGTGAAAAGGCTCTCATGGCCATCCGGTGTCAGGTCCTTCTTCAGGAACGAGCCGGGGGTGATGCCTGTATTGGAAGAAAACTCTATCCGCTGCTGGTTTCATCAGGGCTCACCGATGTCATGGTTTCACCACGGCTGGTCTATGCTGATGGGGGGAGACCTGACTTAGCCACGGGATTTACTGAGAAGACCTTCATAGCCATGATCCAGGGGATCAGAGATCCAGCAATTGCGGCAGGTCTGATGTCAGCAAAAGACTTTGATGAAGGGATATCGGATCTGATTCGATCTGCCCAAAAAGACGGGACATTTAGTTATACATTCTATAAAGGACGTGGAATTAATCCCTGA
- a CDS encoding SpoIIE family protein phosphatase: MRIGVAGKLLLIMVLLTSLIFIIIGGISWIVMGNLGAYATQSSLALGEQAIGESTTALEEDAEIYLLRLVKDQAEITDMVFERIISEMNVLNDYGKVMIKENNVTPVTWYTRDIKPAKPGETGIIHLSPGVTAEHVLDEIMALSSFQPVFNTLFHADNRLTALYVTSSSGITFIFPWTPRVDPTFEPRSRSWFLEAVNSSQFVWSDPYVDVLGNGLTITCSKAVHSPDKTRTWVIGSDITIETINYRIITTQLGEDGYAFLINQRGDILSRPGLSAGETRWDKSYETENLLQSTNEDLRKVAEEMTRGLSGVSRCRFAEGDKYIAYAPVKSVGWSIGLVVPVEQVIGPAHITGSVIRLASEETHSHITEQMSFLQKILITSFFLLFIGVTGIAIFFSKIITGPVMILSEGARRIGNGDLQTPVEIHTGDEFEELAGAFNRMTNDLRNYIVELRRTTAEKERFTRELEIAQGIQQSFLPDNVPDIPGMELAVFSSPALEVGGDFYDFIPVGDDQWGLVIADVSGKGVPAALFMALSRTLIRVSATWKSSPASAITEANTLICRDSKASMFVTLFYLVIDSKKRQITYVNAGHNPPLMLTGGDQSDITLLKAEGIALGIIDDIDLASVTVDLKKGDMVALYTDGITEAMNKDGEEYGIERFTEVLMQNRDLDLSALINAIKTSIKEFTKDAPQSDDITLILFRAV; the protein is encoded by the coding sequence ATGAGAATTGGAGTCGCTGGAAAATTATTGCTGATAATGGTTCTGCTCACCAGTCTCATCTTCATCATTATCGGCGGTATATCATGGATTGTGATGGGGAATCTGGGAGCCTATGCAACACAGTCCAGTCTTGCTCTTGGGGAACAAGCCATAGGTGAGAGCACAACCGCTCTGGAAGAGGATGCAGAGATCTATCTTCTCCGGCTTGTAAAAGACCAGGCAGAGATCACCGATATGGTCTTTGAACGGATCATTTCCGAGATGAATGTCCTCAATGACTATGGAAAAGTGATGATCAAAGAAAATAATGTGACTCCTGTTACGTGGTATACCCGTGATATAAAGCCCGCAAAACCAGGTGAGACGGGTATCATCCATCTTTCTCCCGGAGTGACAGCAGAACACGTTCTGGATGAAATCATGGCACTGAGTTCATTCCAGCCTGTTTTCAATACCCTTTTCCATGCAGATAACCGGCTCACTGCATTGTATGTTACCTCTTCTTCAGGGATCACCTTCATCTTCCCCTGGACTCCACGAGTTGATCCTACCTTTGAACCACGATCCAGAAGCTGGTTTTTGGAAGCGGTGAATAGTTCGCAATTCGTATGGTCTGATCCGTATGTTGATGTCTTAGGAAATGGTCTTACCATCACCTGTTCGAAGGCAGTTCACAGTCCTGATAAAACCCGGACATGGGTCATTGGTTCTGATATTACTATTGAAACGATTAACTACCGGATTATCACCACCCAGCTTGGTGAAGACGGATATGCATTTCTGATAAATCAGCGGGGGGATATTCTCTCCAGACCTGGTCTGAGCGCTGGAGAGACCAGGTGGGATAAGTCATACGAGACAGAGAATCTTCTTCAGAGTACGAATGAAGATCTCAGAAAGGTTGCAGAAGAGATGACCAGGGGTCTTTCCGGTGTCAGTCGGTGCAGATTTGCAGAAGGTGACAAGTATATCGCCTATGCACCGGTAAAAAGTGTCGGATGGAGCATTGGCCTTGTCGTACCGGTAGAACAGGTAATCGGACCTGCTCATATCACCGGTTCAGTCATCCGCCTGGCAAGTGAAGAAACCCATTCACACATCACCGAACAGATGTCCTTTTTGCAAAAAATCCTTATTACAAGTTTCTTTCTCCTTTTCATCGGAGTGACGGGTATTGCAATATTCTTCTCTAAAATCATTACCGGTCCTGTTATGATACTAAGTGAAGGGGCCAGACGAATCGGGAATGGGGATCTGCAGACTCCGGTTGAGATACATACTGGTGATGAGTTTGAGGAGCTGGCCGGCGCCTTTAACCGGATGACAAATGACCTTCGCAATTATATTGTAGAACTTCGGAGAACCACCGCAGAGAAGGAGCGATTTACGCGTGAACTTGAGATTGCCCAGGGAATTCAGCAGAGTTTCCTTCCAGACAACGTTCCTGATATTCCTGGTATGGAACTTGCGGTATTTTCAAGCCCGGCTCTTGAAGTTGGAGGAGATTTTTATGACTTTATCCCGGTTGGTGATGATCAGTGGGGGCTGGTTATTGCCGATGTGAGTGGGAAAGGTGTTCCAGCAGCACTGTTCATGGCACTCTCCCGAACCCTAATCCGGGTAAGTGCTACCTGGAAAAGCTCTCCTGCAAGTGCAATCACTGAGGCAAACACGCTTATCTGTCGTGACTCCAAGGCCAGTATGTTTGTAACGCTCTTTTACCTGGTTATCGACTCAAAGAAACGGCAGATCACCTATGTTAATGCCGGCCATAATCCTCCCCTGATGTTGACCGGAGGAGACCAGAGTGATATAACCCTTTTAAAGGCTGAAGGGATCGCCCTTGGAATCATCGATGATATTGACCTTGCTTCGGTAACGGTGGATTTGAAGAAGGGAGATATGGTTGCGCTTTATACTGATGGTATTACCGAAGCGATGAACAAGGATGGAGAGGAGTATGGAATAGAACGGTTTACTGAGGTTTTAATGCAGAACCGTGACCTTGATCTTTCCGCACTCATTAATGCAATAAAGACATCCATCAAAGAGTTTACAAAAGATGCTCCCCAGTCAGATGACATCACTCTTATCCTCTTCAGGGCAGTCTGA
- a CDS encoding protease inhibitor I42 family protein: MILCLSGCVRPEAGFTVRPESFRQPPDVYANESTSDVILSVGDTMMVSYPWTPEDGRYWRVSVTEGLFVTGDRYTPFPPGIPVEVSGTREWMVCATSPGIQTFVGYLRPRNLSWNLETIQHKITVTVL, translated from the coding sequence ATGATCCTTTGTTTGTCCGGTTGTGTCCGGCCTGAAGCCGGATTTACCGTTCGTCCGGAATCATTCAGGCAACCACCTGATGTGTATGCAAATGAAAGTACATCAGATGTAATTCTGTCAGTTGGAGATACCATGATGGTTTCATACCCCTGGACACCGGAGGATGGCAGGTACTGGCGTGTCTCAGTAACTGAGGGATTATTTGTCACTGGCGACCGGTACACTCCCTTTCCACCCGGTATTCCAGTTGAAGTCTCCGGAACCCGGGAATGGATGGTGTGTGCAACCTCACCCGGTATTCAGACTTTTGTCGGATATCTGCGACCGAGAAATTTGTCATGGAATCTGGAAACTATCCAGCATAAAATTACCGTAACGGTTCTGTAA
- a CDS encoding DUF2150 family protein has protein sequence MAPRKKKESASAQEEAPMKLFYIFYSQERWDNWINSLREADFEGGDDDDMPEGYQLLNGFNQDICIEVLKIIKLYQNNRFSKEESMNKLIEVEEIIMEQEVGEDMIELIAPMHFQLLVLFASAKKYLEGGYDEDIKALVKKGRSIDEENTEELLAIAAEIGANVINGKSCCGRYIKDSEDMGVFDEWLIQIETMNEAMGTLKNFDEEAGEVS, from the coding sequence ATGGCTCCACGCAAAAAGAAAGAATCGGCATCAGCGCAGGAAGAAGCTCCAATGAAGCTCTTCTATATCTTTTACAGCCAGGAGCGATGGGATAACTGGATAAACTCCCTGCGTGAGGCTGATTTTGAGGGTGGCGATGATGATGATATGCCTGAAGGATACCAGTTGTTGAATGGTTTTAATCAGGATATCTGTATTGAAGTCTTGAAGATCATCAAGCTCTACCAGAACAACAGGTTTTCGAAGGAGGAATCGATGAATAAACTCATCGAGGTAGAGGAGATCATCATGGAACAGGAGGTAGGGGAGGATATGATTGAACTCATAGCCCCCATGCACTTCCAGTTACTTGTCCTGTTTGCCTCTGCCAAAAAATACCTGGAAGGTGGCTATGACGAAGATATCAAGGCTCTTGTCAAGAAAGGACGTAGTATTGATGAGGAGAATACCGAAGAACTACTCGCGATAGCTGCGGAGATCGGTGCGAACGTCATTAATGGCAAATCCTGCTGTGGCAGATATATTAAGGACTCAGAGGATATGGGCGTCTTTGATGAATGGCTTATTCAGATTGAGACTATGAATGAGGCCATGGGAACGCTCAAGAACTTTGACGAGGAAGCAGGCGAGGTTTCGTAA
- a CDS encoding STAS domain-containing protein, with amino-acid sequence MEDHLSIQEREISGITILDISGRIDAATSSQIEGELGKKIDTGVTTLILNMKDLSYISSSGLRVILAALKRVKAEEGTIALATLQPGPGEVFKMTGFDRLFPISPSVEQAVEKLKS; translated from the coding sequence ATGGAAGATCATCTTTCAATACAGGAACGTGAAATCTCCGGAATTACTATTCTGGATATATCCGGAAGAATAGATGCTGCAACTTCATCACAAATTGAAGGAGAGCTGGGAAAGAAGATTGATACCGGGGTTACGACTCTTATCCTTAACATGAAGGATTTGAGTTATATCAGCAGTTCTGGGCTTCGGGTAATACTCGCAGCATTGAAGCGGGTCAAGGCCGAAGAAGGGACCATCGCACTCGCTACTCTACAGCCTGGTCCCGGAGAAGTTTTTAAAATGACAGGATTTGACCGGCTCTTTCCGATAAGTCCATCGGTTGAACAGGCAGTTGAAAAACTCAAATCGTAA
- a CDS encoding ATP-binding protein, whose protein sequence is MAVYQINLEDAITAVTQLAEFLSDIIEKESISFEVENAMQLSAEEAVVNIITHGYNGKPGMIEVTCEIADGFVTLTICDEAPHFNPLTIPPADVDAGIDERRIGGLGVHLIRSLMDKVRYKQTDSGNCLIMQKALSSSLS, encoded by the coding sequence ATGGCAGTATATCAGATTAACCTTGAAGATGCGATCACTGCAGTAACACAACTTGCAGAATTCCTCTCTGACATAATTGAAAAGGAGAGCATTTCTTTTGAAGTTGAAAATGCAATGCAACTTTCTGCAGAAGAAGCAGTTGTGAACATCATCACCCACGGGTATAATGGGAAACCTGGAATGATCGAAGTGACATGTGAAATTGCAGATGGTTTTGTTACACTCACGATCTGCGATGAGGCACCGCATTTTAATCCGTTAACTATTCCGCCTGCAGATGTTGATGCAGGAATTGATGAGCGGCGGATTGGCGGTCTTGGGGTTCACCTGATCCGCTCACTCATGGATAAAGTCAGATACAAGCAGACTGATTCCGGTAATTGTCTTATCATGCAAAAGGCATTATCATCCTCTCTTTCCTGA
- a CDS encoding protease inhibitor I42 family protein, whose product MDRIVTFLLLLVSALLLVPGCIAEEQVAPEATEVVPEVPVVEEATEEVVEEVAGEVQAEEVTEVVAEELPVYNVTADVNSTEINMTVGQIAMIELPVTTDFEWNVTASEGLTIIKDIHVDAVDETVGAFHQWFVEAVAAGEQSFSGVEKKADSEETGSEYTLKILVE is encoded by the coding sequence ATGGATCGGATTGTAACGTTCCTTCTCTTACTGGTTTCAGCACTCCTGCTGGTACCGGGGTGTATTGCAGAAGAACAGGTAGCACCTGAAGCAACTGAAGTTGTTCCAGAAGTCCCGGTTGTGGAAGAAGCAACCGAAGAAGTCGTTGAAGAAGTTGCAGGCGAAGTTCAGGCTGAGGAAGTAACTGAAGTCGTCGCTGAAGAACTTCCGGTGTACAATGTCACCGCTGATGTAAACAGCACTGAAATCAACATGACTGTTGGTCAGATTGCAATGATCGAACTTCCGGTAACTACTGACTTTGAGTGGAATGTAACTGCATCAGAGGGTCTTACTATTATCAAGGACATCCATGTCGATGCAGTTGACGAAACTGTCGGCGCTTTCCACCAGTGGTTTGTTGAAGCTGTTGCAGCTGGAGAACAGTCTTTCTCTGGTGTAGAAAAGAAGGCAGATTCAGAAGAGACTGGCAGCGAATACACTCTTAAAATCCTCGTAGAGTAA
- a CDS encoding protease inhibitor I42 family protein, whose amino-acid sequence MDRIVTFLLVLVLALLLVPGCIAEELAAPLASDVAGEVPVAEVTTEKVVEDTTEETTEEVFAYNISADVNTTELNMTLNQVAMIQLSENPTTGFSWNVTLSDGLTLLNDRYVQDPTPEGMVGVGGIHEWYVEAVAAGNQTFDGIYKQPWEETVGNETTYSLAILVE is encoded by the coding sequence ATGGATCGGATTGTAACGTTCCTTCTCGTACTGGTTCTAGCGCTCCTACTAGTACCGGGGTGTATTGCTGAAGAACTGGCTGCACCTCTTGCATCTGATGTTGCTGGAGAAGTCCCGGTTGCAGAAGTAACAACTGAAAAAGTTGTTGAAGATACCACCGAAGAGACTACCGAAGAAGTCTTCGCATACAATATCTCTGCTGACGTAAATACGACTGAACTGAATATGACCCTGAACCAGGTAGCAATGATTCAGCTTTCTGAAAATCCTACTACCGGCTTTTCATGGAATGTAACTCTTTCTGATGGCCTTACCCTTCTGAATGACAGATATGTTCAGGATCCCACACCAGAGGGGATGGTTGGTGTTGGTGGTATCCATGAGTGGTACGTTGAAGCTGTTGCTGCAGGTAACCAGACTTTTGATGGTATCTATAAACAGCCATGGGAAGAAACGGTGGGCAATGAAACGACCTATTCCCTGGCGATTCTCGTAGAGTAA
- a CDS encoding proteasome assembly chaperone family protein — MTPSQIPDVLVQARPLTSEGSAILIGFPGSGLVGSIALSYLVEKLGFDSIGTMTSKYFPPMAMMSEGVIAVPVRIYEKGKFVAILADIPIHPQICYEVSNAILDWLAPYNVSEVVTLAGIITNEPEKRVFSVATEKPLLDRLGDSAIRLPIGSISGIASSILTECKIRGIPGIGLLGETINAPDPRAAAKTVDVLNILYNLQIETSGLIEQAEEIEAQMHRLAEDVQTAEEQPVRKEPQLPMYG, encoded by the coding sequence ATGACCCCCAGCCAGATACCTGACGTTCTCGTTCAGGCCCGGCCCCTCACTTCCGAAGGGTCCGCAATTTTGATCGGATTTCCGGGAAGTGGTCTTGTAGGAAGTATTGCGCTCTCTTATTTAGTTGAAAAACTCGGGTTTGATTCCATCGGGACAATGACCAGTAAATATTTCCCGCCAATGGCAATGATGTCAGAGGGTGTCATTGCTGTTCCGGTGAGAATTTATGAAAAGGGTAAGTTTGTTGCTATTCTTGCCGACATTCCTATTCATCCCCAAATATGTTACGAAGTCTCAAATGCCATTCTTGACTGGCTCGCTCCTTATAATGTATCAGAAGTCGTAACGTTGGCTGGTATTATTACAAATGAGCCGGAAAAGCGGGTTTTCTCAGTTGCTACAGAAAAACCCCTTCTGGACAGACTTGGTGACTCTGCAATCAGGCTCCCTATTGGTAGTATTTCCGGTATTGCCAGCAGTATACTCACCGAGTGTAAGATACGAGGGATACCGGGTATTGGCCTTTTGGGAGAGACGATCAATGCACCAGATCCCAGGGCTGCTGCAAAAACGGTGGATGTACTGAATATTCTGTATAATCTGCAGATTGAAACGTCAGGCCTTATTGAACAAGCTGAAGAAATTGAAGCGCAGATGCACAGACTGGCAGAAGATGTCCAGACCGCTGAAGAGCAACCAGTCAGGAAAGAACCGCAACTGCCGATGTATGGGTGA